The following coding sequences lie in one Cotesia glomerata isolate CgM1 linkage group LG5, MPM_Cglom_v2.3, whole genome shotgun sequence genomic window:
- the LOC123264574 gene encoding cohesin subunit SA-2 isoform X2, which produces MMPRRGGKRIRMDDPVPPEYQEPMTPMNPMTPMIDNIGGDNQDNFVGYSVYNQAPQTPSHTPRSENYSSESYSSPNTSHLQYQEQQPTNDAAQFEQPLTPAASNMRITRNTRARMRGGTVNQPKYREVDTDYVPAQPLRGRGGGTRGRAKRIPNTSNTEDEASLYYIIKNNRSTLTNIVDDWIEKYKMTRDSALLMLMQFFINASGCKGRITSDMQANMEHVAIIRKMTEEFDEESGEYPLIMTGQPWKKFRANFCEFVQILVRQCQYSIIYDQFLMDNVISLLTGLSDSQVRAFRHTATLAAMKLMTALVDVALTVSVNLDNTQRQYEAERQKTKERRANDRLESLMSKRKELEENMDEIKNMLTYMFKSVFVHRYRDTLPEIRAICMAEIGVWMKKFHQNFLDDSYLKYIGWTLHDKVGEVRLKCLQALQPLYASEELKAKLELFTSKFKDRIVAMTLDKEYDVAVQAVKLVISILKHHREILSDKDCEHVYELVYSSHRAVAQAAGEFLNERLFTQDEEAVAGVKTKRGKKRLPNTPLIRDLVLFFIESELHEHGAYLVDSLIETNQMMKDWECMTDLLLEEAGPEEEALDNQKETSLIELMVCCIKQAATGEAPVGRGPTRKILSTKEQKQVQDDKQKLTEHFIVTLPLLLDKYSADPEKLANLLSVPQYFDLDIYTKSRQEKNLETLLEKIHVIVEKTHDNDVLDTAAKTLEHMCVEGNAIFTKCDISRSTLIDTIVNRYNEVIDDYRNLIEGAEIPNEDEIFDVVHSLKKIAIFYSCHNMNGKKIWNSLYRDIEDAKDVSKNFPEEAGKYAISACFFAILWGQNQLMEAGDMGKRGEEEAAQLHDQLTAFMDSMRYFVAGEGNRVAILREEAYNTICDMLVMFCSQLTSQANVLLHQLVYEADPIMQNMLNQFIQEYVFVEEEDDEHDEHSKIEELHKRRNFLAGYCKLIVYNIIPTNAAADVFKHYVKYYNDYGDIIKTTLGKARDINKTTCALTMQLSLNTLFNEILAEKDKVNKNSEEFTAIKELAKRFALSFGLDAIKNREAITALHRAGVFFAITPPDGVELDPTGPPPNLPYLEILAEFTNKLLKQDKRLVLNFLDKRLPAGMPSSRGEDWQPLLLYRNSLLHGETDQVPVTSKRAYTRRKKDQLAEEEEPEEADDGSDHEFVGKQKKKRQPKKSPLSITKTTISKTKAASFFDNSDIPPVTPASPIPTIEDTASPSQDVDDRFKTLQIQNRAGRRSQDQQEPRELRRTARNSGRYAPGQYMESDSE; this is translated from the exons ATGATGCCCCGACGTGGAGGCAAGAGGATCCGGATGGATGATCCAGTGCCTCCTGAGTACCAAGAACCGATGACACCTATGAACCCAATGACACCAATGATTGATAACATCGGTGGAGACAatcaagataattttgtggGATACTCTGTATATAATCAGGCACCACAGACACCTTCACACACACCgag GTCAGAGAATTATTCTTCAGAAAGTTACAGTTCTCCTAACACCTCTCATCTTCAGTATCAAGAACAACAACCAACCAATGACGCTGCTCAATTTGAACAACCCTTGACCCCGGCTGCGTCTAACATGAGGATTACAAGAAACACCCGAGCAAGAATGCGAGGAGGTACTGTTAATCAGCCTAAATATCGTGAAGTAGATACTGATTATGTTCCAGCACAACCACTTCGAGGACGAGGTGGCGGTACACGAGGTCGTGCAAAGCGGATTCCAAATACTTCAAACACTGAGGATGAAGCTAGtctttattatataattaaaaataatcgctCGACACTAACTAATATTGTCGATGATTGGATTGAAAAATACAAGATGACTCGTGACAGTGCACTTCTTATGttgatgcaattttttataaacgcCAGCGGATGTAAAGGACGCATTACATCAGATATGCAAGCTAACATGGAACACGTGGCTATTATCCGTAAAATGACAGAAGAATTCGATGAAGAAAGTGGAGAATATCCTTTGATAATGACAGGACAGCCTTGGAAAAAATTCCGGGCTAACTTTTGCGAATTCGTTCAAATTCTTGTACGTCAATGTCAGTATTCGATAATTTACgatcaatttttaatggaTAATGTCATATCTTTATTAACTGGCTTATCAGATTCACAAGTACGAGCTTTTCGTCATACTGCTACTTTAGCAGCTATGAAATTAATGACAGCACTTGTTGACGTTGCTCTGACTGTTTCTGTCAACCTTGATAACACTCAACGTCAATACGAAGCTGAAAGACAAAAAACAAAAGAGCGCAGAGCTAACGATCGTTTAGAGTCACTTATGTCAAAAAGAAAAGAGCTTGAAGAAAATAtggatgaaataaaaaatatgcttACTTATATGTTTAAATCTGTTTTTGTACATAGATATCGAGATACATTGCCTGAAATTCGTGCTATTTGTATGGCAGAAATCGGAGTatggatgaaaaaatttcatcaaaattttttggatgatTCTTACTTAAAATACATTGGCTGGACATTACATGACAAAGTCGGAGAAGTTAGATTAAAATGTTTACAAGCTTTACAGCCACTTTACGCTTCGGAAGAGCTGAAAGCTAAACTTGAATTGTTTACAAGTAAATTCAAAGATCGAATTGTCGCAATGACTCTTGACAAAGAGTACGATGTCGCTGTTCAAGCTGTTAAACTTGTGATATCCATTTTGAAGCACCACCGTGAAATTTTATCTGACAAAGATTGTGAGCACGTTTATGAGCTTGTATATTCATCTCATCGAGCGGTAGCTCAAGCTGCTggtgaatttttaaacgagCGCTTATTTACTCAAGACGAAGAAGCAGTAGCTGGAGTAAAAACTAAGAGAGGCAAGAAAAGACTTCCCAATACTCCGCTTATTCgcgatttagttttatttttcatcgaatctGAGTTGCATGAGCACGGTGCTTATCTTGTGGATTCGCTTATTGAAACTAATCAAATGATGAAAGACTGGGAATGTATGACTGATCTACTATTAGAGGAAGCGGGGCCAGAAGAAGAGGCTCTTGATAATCAAAAAGAAACATCATTGATTGAGCTGATGGTCTGTTGTATTAAACAAGCGGCAACTGGTGAAGCTCCAGTTGGACGTGGACCTACgcgtaaaattttatctactaAAGAACAAAAACAGGTTCAAGATGATAAGCAAAAATTAACAGAACATTTTATTGTTACGCTTCCGCTTTTGCTTGATAAGTACAGCGCTGATCCGGAAAAATTAGCAAATTTATTGTCCGTGCCTCAGTATTTTGATCTTGATATTTATACTAAATCCCGACAGGAGAAAAATCTTGAAACATTGCTTGAAAAAATTCACGTGATTGTTGAAAAAACGCATGACAATGATGTTTTGGATACTGCTGCTAAAACTTTAGAGCACATGTGCGTTGAAGGCAATGCAATATTTACTAAATGTGATATTTCACGGTCGACACTCATTGATACTATTGTTAATAGATATAATGAAGTGATTGATgattatagaaatttaatagaaGGCGCTGAAATTCCAAATGAAGATGAGATCTTTGATGTTGTacattctttgaaaaaaattgctattttttatAGTTGTCACAATATgaatggtaaaaaaatttggaactcACTTTATCGTGATATTGAGGACGCAAAAGatgtatctaaaaattttcctgaagAAGCTGGAAAGTACGCGATTAGCGCgtgtttttttgctattttgtGGGGCCAAAATCAACTTATGGAAGCTGGTGACATGGGTAAGCGCGGCGAGGAAGAAGCTGCTCAATTACACGACCAGCTGACGGCTTTCATGGACTCTATGCGGTATTTTGTTGCTGGTGAGGGCAATCGTGTAGCTATTTTACGGGAAGAAGCATACAATACTATTTGTGATATGCTCGTTATGTTTTGCTCTCAATTGACGTCTCAAGCTAACGTTTTGCTGCACCAACTTGTCTACGAAGCGGATCCTATTATGCAAAATATGctcaatcaatttattcaagaGTATGTTTTTGTTGAAGAAGAAGATGATGAGCATGATGAACATTCTAAAATTGAAGAGCTtcataaaagaagaaattttcttgctGGATATTGTAAACTTatagtatataatataatccCTACTAACGCTGCTGCGGATGTTTTTAAACATTATGTAAAATACTACAACGATTATGGTGATATTATCAAAACAACGTTGGGCAAAGCACGAGATATTAATAAGACTACTTGTGCGTTGACAATGCAATTGAGTTTAAATACTCTTTTCAACGAAATCTTAGCTGAAAAGGAtaaagtcaataaaaatagCGAAGAGTTTACGGCTATTAAAGAACTTGCTAAAAGATTTGCTCTGTCATTTGGGCTTGATGCGATTAAAAATCGTGAAGCTATTACAGCTTTACATCGAGCTGGGGTTTTCTTTGCTATCACACCACCGGATGGTGTTGAATTGGATCCTACTGGACCACCACCGAATCTTCCGTATCTTGAAATTCTTGCTgaatttactaataaattgtTGAAACAAGATAAACGTCTAGT ATTGAATTTCTTGGATAAAAGATTACCTGCTGGAATGCCTTCCTCACGCGGAGAAGACTGGCAGCCACTTTTATTATACCGAAACAGTTTATTGCACGGAGAAACAGATCAGGTACCCGTAACGAGTAAGCGAGCTTATACAAGACGTAAAAAGGATCAGTTAGCAg AAGAAGAAGAACCAGAAGAAGCTGATGATGGTTCAGATCATGAATTTGTGGG CAAGCAGAAAAAGAAAAGGCAGCCTAAAAAGTCTCC ACTCAGCATTACAAAAACTACTATTTCGAAAACAAAAGCAGCTAGCTTTTTCGATAATAGTGATATACCTCCAGTTACTCCAGCCTCACCGATACCAACGATTGAAGACACTGCTAGTCCGTCACAAGATGTTGATGACAGATTTAAAACATTGCAAATACAAAATAGAGCAGG ACGACGCAGTCAGGACCAACAAGAGCCACGAGAACTTCGAAGAACGGCAAGAAATTCTGGAAGATATGCGCCAGGCCAATACATG gaatCTGATTCCGAGTAG
- the LOC123264574 gene encoding cohesin subunit SA-2 isoform X1, whose amino-acid sequence MMPRRGGKRIRMDDPVPPEYQEPMTPMNPMTPMIDNIGGDNQDNFVGYSVYNQAPQTPSHTPRSENYSSESYSSPNTSHLQYQEQQPTNDAAQFEQPLTPAASNMRITRNTRARMRGGTVNQPKYREVDTDYVPAQPLRGRGGGTRGRAKRIPNTSNTEDEASLYYIIKNNRSTLTNIVDDWIEKYKMTRDSALLMLMQFFINASGCKGRITSDMQANMEHVAIIRKMTEEFDEESGEYPLIMTGQPWKKFRANFCEFVQILVRQCQYSIIYDQFLMDNVISLLTGLSDSQVRAFRHTATLAAMKLMTALVDVALTVSVNLDNTQRQYEAERQKTKERRANDRLESLMSKRKELEENMDEIKNMLTYMFKSVFVHRYRDTLPEIRAICMAEIGVWMKKFHQNFLDDSYLKYIGWTLHDKVGEVRLKCLQALQPLYASEELKAKLELFTSKFKDRIVAMTLDKEYDVAVQAVKLVISILKHHREILSDKDCEHVYELVYSSHRAVAQAAGEFLNERLFTQDEEAVAGVKTKRGKKRLPNTPLIRDLVLFFIESELHEHGAYLVDSLIETNQMMKDWECMTDLLLEEAGPEEEALDNQKETSLIELMVCCIKQAATGEAPVGRGPTRKILSTKEQKQVQDDKQKLTEHFIVTLPLLLDKYSADPEKLANLLSVPQYFDLDIYTKSRQEKNLETLLEKIHVIVEKTHDNDVLDTAAKTLEHMCVEGNAIFTKCDISRSTLIDTIVNRYNEVIDDYRNLIEGAEIPNEDEIFDVVHSLKKIAIFYSCHNMNGKKIWNSLYRDIEDAKDVSKNFPEEAGKYAISACFFAILWGQNQLMEAGDMGKRGEEEAAQLHDQLTAFMDSMRYFVAGEGNRVAILREEAYNTICDMLVMFCSQLTSQANVLLHQLVYEADPIMQNMLNQFIQEYVFVEEEDDEHDEHSKIEELHKRRNFLAGYCKLIVYNIIPTNAAADVFKHYVKYYNDYGDIIKTTLGKARDINKTTCALTMQLSLNTLFNEILAEKDKVNKNSEEFTAIKELAKRFALSFGLDAIKNREAITALHRAGVFFAITPPDGVELDPTGPPPNLPYLEILAEFTNKLLKQDKRLVLNFLDKRLPAGMPSSRGEDWQPLLLYRNSLLHGETDQVPVTSKRAYTRRKKDQLAGFTEEEEPEEADDGSDHEFVGKQKKKRQPKKSPLSITKTTISKTKAASFFDNSDIPPVTPASPIPTIEDTASPSQDVDDRFKTLQIQNRAGRRSQDQQEPRELRRTARNSGRYAPGQYMESDSE is encoded by the exons ATGATGCCCCGACGTGGAGGCAAGAGGATCCGGATGGATGATCCAGTGCCTCCTGAGTACCAAGAACCGATGACACCTATGAACCCAATGACACCAATGATTGATAACATCGGTGGAGACAatcaagataattttgtggGATACTCTGTATATAATCAGGCACCACAGACACCTTCACACACACCgag GTCAGAGAATTATTCTTCAGAAAGTTACAGTTCTCCTAACACCTCTCATCTTCAGTATCAAGAACAACAACCAACCAATGACGCTGCTCAATTTGAACAACCCTTGACCCCGGCTGCGTCTAACATGAGGATTACAAGAAACACCCGAGCAAGAATGCGAGGAGGTACTGTTAATCAGCCTAAATATCGTGAAGTAGATACTGATTATGTTCCAGCACAACCACTTCGAGGACGAGGTGGCGGTACACGAGGTCGTGCAAAGCGGATTCCAAATACTTCAAACACTGAGGATGAAGCTAGtctttattatataattaaaaataatcgctCGACACTAACTAATATTGTCGATGATTGGATTGAAAAATACAAGATGACTCGTGACAGTGCACTTCTTATGttgatgcaattttttataaacgcCAGCGGATGTAAAGGACGCATTACATCAGATATGCAAGCTAACATGGAACACGTGGCTATTATCCGTAAAATGACAGAAGAATTCGATGAAGAAAGTGGAGAATATCCTTTGATAATGACAGGACAGCCTTGGAAAAAATTCCGGGCTAACTTTTGCGAATTCGTTCAAATTCTTGTACGTCAATGTCAGTATTCGATAATTTACgatcaatttttaatggaTAATGTCATATCTTTATTAACTGGCTTATCAGATTCACAAGTACGAGCTTTTCGTCATACTGCTACTTTAGCAGCTATGAAATTAATGACAGCACTTGTTGACGTTGCTCTGACTGTTTCTGTCAACCTTGATAACACTCAACGTCAATACGAAGCTGAAAGACAAAAAACAAAAGAGCGCAGAGCTAACGATCGTTTAGAGTCACTTATGTCAAAAAGAAAAGAGCTTGAAGAAAATAtggatgaaataaaaaatatgcttACTTATATGTTTAAATCTGTTTTTGTACATAGATATCGAGATACATTGCCTGAAATTCGTGCTATTTGTATGGCAGAAATCGGAGTatggatgaaaaaatttcatcaaaattttttggatgatTCTTACTTAAAATACATTGGCTGGACATTACATGACAAAGTCGGAGAAGTTAGATTAAAATGTTTACAAGCTTTACAGCCACTTTACGCTTCGGAAGAGCTGAAAGCTAAACTTGAATTGTTTACAAGTAAATTCAAAGATCGAATTGTCGCAATGACTCTTGACAAAGAGTACGATGTCGCTGTTCAAGCTGTTAAACTTGTGATATCCATTTTGAAGCACCACCGTGAAATTTTATCTGACAAAGATTGTGAGCACGTTTATGAGCTTGTATATTCATCTCATCGAGCGGTAGCTCAAGCTGCTggtgaatttttaaacgagCGCTTATTTACTCAAGACGAAGAAGCAGTAGCTGGAGTAAAAACTAAGAGAGGCAAGAAAAGACTTCCCAATACTCCGCTTATTCgcgatttagttttatttttcatcgaatctGAGTTGCATGAGCACGGTGCTTATCTTGTGGATTCGCTTATTGAAACTAATCAAATGATGAAAGACTGGGAATGTATGACTGATCTACTATTAGAGGAAGCGGGGCCAGAAGAAGAGGCTCTTGATAATCAAAAAGAAACATCATTGATTGAGCTGATGGTCTGTTGTATTAAACAAGCGGCAACTGGTGAAGCTCCAGTTGGACGTGGACCTACgcgtaaaattttatctactaAAGAACAAAAACAGGTTCAAGATGATAAGCAAAAATTAACAGAACATTTTATTGTTACGCTTCCGCTTTTGCTTGATAAGTACAGCGCTGATCCGGAAAAATTAGCAAATTTATTGTCCGTGCCTCAGTATTTTGATCTTGATATTTATACTAAATCCCGACAGGAGAAAAATCTTGAAACATTGCTTGAAAAAATTCACGTGATTGTTGAAAAAACGCATGACAATGATGTTTTGGATACTGCTGCTAAAACTTTAGAGCACATGTGCGTTGAAGGCAATGCAATATTTACTAAATGTGATATTTCACGGTCGACACTCATTGATACTATTGTTAATAGATATAATGAAGTGATTGATgattatagaaatttaatagaaGGCGCTGAAATTCCAAATGAAGATGAGATCTTTGATGTTGTacattctttgaaaaaaattgctattttttatAGTTGTCACAATATgaatggtaaaaaaatttggaactcACTTTATCGTGATATTGAGGACGCAAAAGatgtatctaaaaattttcctgaagAAGCTGGAAAGTACGCGATTAGCGCgtgtttttttgctattttgtGGGGCCAAAATCAACTTATGGAAGCTGGTGACATGGGTAAGCGCGGCGAGGAAGAAGCTGCTCAATTACACGACCAGCTGACGGCTTTCATGGACTCTATGCGGTATTTTGTTGCTGGTGAGGGCAATCGTGTAGCTATTTTACGGGAAGAAGCATACAATACTATTTGTGATATGCTCGTTATGTTTTGCTCTCAATTGACGTCTCAAGCTAACGTTTTGCTGCACCAACTTGTCTACGAAGCGGATCCTATTATGCAAAATATGctcaatcaatttattcaagaGTATGTTTTTGTTGAAGAAGAAGATGATGAGCATGATGAACATTCTAAAATTGAAGAGCTtcataaaagaagaaattttcttgctGGATATTGTAAACTTatagtatataatataatccCTACTAACGCTGCTGCGGATGTTTTTAAACATTATGTAAAATACTACAACGATTATGGTGATATTATCAAAACAACGTTGGGCAAAGCACGAGATATTAATAAGACTACTTGTGCGTTGACAATGCAATTGAGTTTAAATACTCTTTTCAACGAAATCTTAGCTGAAAAGGAtaaagtcaataaaaatagCGAAGAGTTTACGGCTATTAAAGAACTTGCTAAAAGATTTGCTCTGTCATTTGGGCTTGATGCGATTAAAAATCGTGAAGCTATTACAGCTTTACATCGAGCTGGGGTTTTCTTTGCTATCACACCACCGGATGGTGTTGAATTGGATCCTACTGGACCACCACCGAATCTTCCGTATCTTGAAATTCTTGCTgaatttactaataaattgtTGAAACAAGATAAACGTCTAGT ATTGAATTTCTTGGATAAAAGATTACCTGCTGGAATGCCTTCCTCACGCGGAGAAGACTGGCAGCCACTTTTATTATACCGAAACAGTTTATTGCACGGAGAAACAGATCAGGTACCCGTAACGAGTAAGCGAGCTTATACAAGACGTAAAAAGGATCAGTTAGCAggttt tacAGAAGAAGAAGAACCAGAAGAAGCTGATGATGGTTCAGATCATGAATTTGTGGG CAAGCAGAAAAAGAAAAGGCAGCCTAAAAAGTCTCC ACTCAGCATTACAAAAACTACTATTTCGAAAACAAAAGCAGCTAGCTTTTTCGATAATAGTGATATACCTCCAGTTACTCCAGCCTCACCGATACCAACGATTGAAGACACTGCTAGTCCGTCACAAGATGTTGATGACAGATTTAAAACATTGCAAATACAAAATAGAGCAGG ACGACGCAGTCAGGACCAACAAGAGCCACGAGAACTTCGAAGAACGGCAAGAAATTCTGGAAGATATGCGCCAGGCCAATACATG gaatCTGATTCCGAGTAG